One Candidatus Bathyarchaeota archaeon genomic window carries:
- a CDS encoding ATP-grasp domain-containing protein, whose product MKDHLKILVFEAASAGLFKADLSVLSEGLTMLSALTKDLIKAGCEASVVLNKSLSSCFNVKTKVFKVEGFKFSFLKRLAEKHDFTYVIAPETSNMLLKTLKELDGFHLNSKPEAVKQASNKKTLAAELKKQNLKTPKIFIQEDFKDLRFPLIVKPCLSAGCEGLKIVKNLKELKKALKLFKNNVIIQEFIKGVPASVSLISNGFKAESLALNRQFIRLDKPEYLGGFTPLNHKLKLKALKTAEKAVEAFKGLKGYIGVDLILSGEEVYVTEVNPRLTVSYAGLSKASKVNLAKLILDSSLERIIKPNLSFKNACFFRKTLFKNLTKRFIMEATRLKEFLTPPVSRFNEGYSFIVVMANNIFEAERKYLNLIKSLSKEVKAVYK is encoded by the coding sequence ATGAAGGATCATTTAAAAATTTTGGTTTTTGAGGCTGCTTCAGCAGGTTTATTTAAAGCTGATTTAAGCGTTCTTTCTGAAGGCTTAACAATGCTTTCAGCTTTAACTAAGGATTTAATTAAAGCTGGATGTGAAGCCTCTGTAGTTTTAAACAAAAGTTTAAGCAGCTGCTTTAACGTTAAAACTAAAGTTTTTAAGGTTGAAGGCTTTAAGTTTTCTTTTTTAAAGCGGTTGGCTGAAAAACATGATTTTACATATGTGATAGCCCCTGAAACAAGCAACATGCTTTTAAAAACCCTTAAAGAATTAGATGGATTTCATTTAAACTCTAAACCAGAAGCTGTTAAGCAAGCTTCTAACAAGAAAACTTTAGCAGCTGAATTAAAAAAACAAAATTTAAAAACCCCTAAAATTTTCATTCAAGAAGATTTTAAAGATTTAAGATTCCCTTTAATTGTTAAGCCTTGTTTAAGCGCTGGATGCGAAGGCTTAAAAATCGTTAAAAACCTTAAAGAGTTAAAGAAAGCTTTAAAACTCTTCAAAAATAATGTTATTATTCAAGAGTTTATTAAAGGAGTTCCAGCAAGCGTTTCTTTAATTTCAAACGGGTTTAAAGCTGAATCTTTAGCTTTAAACAGGCAGTTTATAAGGCTTGATAAACCAGAGTATTTAGGCGGCTTTACGCCTTTAAACCATAAATTAAAGCTTAAAGCTTTAAAAACAGCTGAGAAAGCTGTTGAAGCTTTTAAAGGCTTAAAAGGATATATAGGTGTGGATTTAATACTTTCAGGAGAAGAAGTTTATGTTACTGAAGTTAACCCTAGGTTAACTGTTTCTTACGCAGGTTTAAGCAAAGCTTCAAAAGTTAACTTAGCTAAACTTATTTTAGATTCAAGCTTAGAAAGAATAATTAAGCCTAATTTAAGCTTTAAAAACGCATGCTTCTTTCGAAAAACCTTATTTAAAAATTTAACTAAAAGATTTATAATGGAGGCTACGCGTTTAAAAGAGTTTTTAACACCGCCTGTAAGCAGGTTTAATGAAGGCTACAGTTTTATAGTTGTGATGGCGAATAACATTTTTGAAGCTGAAAGAAAATACCTTAACTTAATTAAAAGCTTAAGCAAAGAGGTTAAGGCGGTTTATAAATGA
- a CDS encoding S-adenosylmethionine decarboxylase has translation MKNLLPQVFRKRLIIEGFYEGFINEDFIKKILKELSSFLKMNVIAEPLIFSPGEKSDVHKGLGGFMAWVESGVTLYTWSIYKFFTLDIYSCKDFNVEEVVNFIKNRLKAQQLIYEEVKYT, from the coding sequence TTGAAAAATCTTTTGCCTCAAGTATTTAGAAAACGATTAATTATAGAAGGGTTTTATGAAGGTTTCATAAACGAGGATTTTATTAAAAAAATTCTTAAGGAATTATCTAGTTTTTTAAAAATGAATGTTATAGCTGAGCCTTTAATTTTTTCTCCTGGAGAAAAAAGCGATGTTCATAAGGGGTTAGGTGGATTTATGGCTTGGGTTGAATCTGGCGTGACTTTATATACTTGGAGCATATACAAGTTTTTCACTCTTGACATTTATTCATGCAAAGATTTTAATGTAGAAGAGGTTGTAAATTTCATTAAGAATCGCTTAAAAGCTCAGCAGCTTATTTATGAAGAGGTTAAATACACCTAA
- a CDS encoding HEPN domain-containing protein has product MRREAQLWLKAGYEDLEDAKDALLRKRWFRAAFFAQQAVEKMFKALFFVVKREEPPKIHTITELYLLLKEQDFSLSSKLEEKLYTLNKYYTVTRYPDAANGLPSESVDKEEAERAVKIAEMVINECEKTLKQQ; this is encoded by the coding sequence ATGCGTAGAGAAGCTCAATTATGGTTGAAAGCTGGTTATGAAGATTTAGAAGATGCTAAAGATGCTTTATTAAGGAAAAGATGGTTTAGAGCCGCGTTTTTCGCTCAGCAAGCTGTAGAAAAAATGTTTAAAGCGCTTTTTTTTGTTGTAAAAAGAGAGGAGCCGCCGAAAATTCATACAATCACAGAACTTTATCTATTATTAAAGGAGCAAGATTTTTCTTTATCAAGCAAGCTTGAGGAAAAATTGTATACATTAAACAAATATTATACAGTAACAAGGTATCCTGATGCAGCTAACGGTTTGCCAAGCGAATCTGTAGATAAAGAAGAAGCTGAAAGAGCTGTTAAAATCGCTGAAATGGTGATTAATGAATGCGAGAAAACATTAAAGCAGCAATAA
- a CDS encoding nucleotidyltransferase domain-containing protein, with product MRENIKAAIKLLADSLSEKIKVEAIYVFGSSIRGDWLKHSDIDLVIVSQDFKNLPFMKRIDIIEEIQWRKKITPHINAIPLTQEELNEKIATSAALINASKYWKKISIKNNELIF from the coding sequence ATGCGAGAAAACATTAAAGCAGCAATAAAACTGCTTGCAGATTCTTTATCTGAAAAAATAAAGGTTGAAGCTATTTATGTTTTTGGCAGCAGCATTCGAGGCGATTGGCTTAAACACAGCGATATAGACCTTGTAATTGTTTCGCAAGACTTTAAAAATTTACCATTCATGAAAAGAATCGATATTATTGAGGAGATTCAATGGAGAAAAAAAATTACACCTCATATAAACGCTATACCATTAACACAAGAAGAGTTAAATGAAAAAATTGCAACTTCAGCAGCATTAATAAACGCTTCAAAATACTGGAAGAAAATTTCAATAAAAAATAATGAATTAATTTTTTAA
- a CDS encoding ECF transporter S component, with amino-acid sequence MNNKMLQTKTLIFIAVFSALYFVLRMIPTFPMIGVSGGSFALADILAPLYGLILGPFIGSISIIIGTFIAIAAGKPIIFMGLDFLPALTNALIIGLIVKKRAVLSISLNALLFVLFLLHPYTAITIPVKFSQFEVKFFFPWLHLIAFIILLSPFKGKAVEWLNKSLKAKTAAVSMLALIGTMAQHLTGNLLWETIYGVFIGKAPEAFKLLWNAIFWVYPFERIFIVIMATIIGVPLLKVKEAFISKA; translated from the coding sequence TTGAACAATAAAATGCTTCAAACAAAAACCTTAATATTTATAGCTGTTTTCTCAGCTTTATATTTTGTTTTAAGAATGATTCCAACATTTCCTATGATAGGTGTTTCAGGAGGATCATTCGCTTTAGCTGATATTTTAGCTCCATTATATGGTTTAATTTTAGGTCCATTTATAGGCTCAATCAGCATTATAATCGGAACATTTATAGCTATAGCAGCTGGTAAACCAATAATTTTCATGGGGCTTGATTTCCTTCCAGCTTTAACAAACGCTTTAATAATAGGTTTAATAGTTAAAAAACGGGCTGTTTTATCGATAAGTTTAAACGCGTTGCTTTTCGTTTTATTCCTTTTACACCCATATACAGCTATAACTATTCCAGTTAAATTTTCTCAATTTGAAGTTAAATTTTTCTTTCCTTGGCTTCATTTAATAGCTTTTATAATTCTTCTTTCTCCATTTAAAGGGAAAGCTGTTGAATGGTTAAATAAAAGCTTAAAAGCTAAAACAGCAGCTGTTTCAATGCTAGCCTTAATAGGAACTATGGCTCAGCATTTAACTGGAAATTTACTTTGGGAAACAATTTACGGTGTTTTCATTGGTAAAGCACCTGAAGCTTTTAAGCTATTGTGGAACGCAATATTTTGGGTTTATCCTTTTGAAAGAATTTTTATAGTAATTATGGCAACTATAATTGGGGTTCCATTATTAAAGGTGAAGGAAGCTTTTATAAGTAAAGCTTAA